The Astatotilapia calliptera chromosome 8, fAstCal1.2, whole genome shotgun sequence nucleotide sequence CACCACTTACAACACTGCAGACGACATCTTTCGTGTTTTGGAGAATCGGTTCGGCAATCAAACATCAATTGCTATTGAAATAGTGGAGGAGTTACAGAGAATGCCAGCTGTCAAGAGCCACCAGCCAAGAAAAATAGTGGAATTAATTCAAGCTGTGGAGAAGGCACTTCAAGACCTGGTTGACCTTGGTGACACGGGGGCCATAAAAAAACCCACTGGTGACAAAGTCAATCGAAAGTAAACTTCCGGAAACACTCAAAAAGGAGTGGCTTATTTATGTTGCTGACAGTAGAAACACGGTCACCCCAGAAAAACGATTTGATAGTCTTCTGGAATTCCTCAAAGAGCAAGAAACCATATATGAACAGCTTGATCATCTGAGAGAGGAAGAGCCAAGTAGGCGAGAAAGAGTGGAGCTGAAACATTCCAGAACCAAATTCACCAAATCAGGTAGTGATGAAGGGTGTGTGGTCTGCGGTGAtggaaagcataaaaagaaacTCTACTTCTGCAGGCAATTTAAGACATTAAAGCTTGCAGAAAAGAAGGCCGCAATTAAGAAACTAGGCGCATGCTGGAGTTGTCTCGACGTTCATGACAAAGGGTCATACTGCAAACCCACTTATCTGTGCAAAAACCCAGGCTGCAAAGAAGCACACGCTGCGGAGCACCATTACTACCTATGCCCTAATGCTGAGGTGAGGAAGGGAAGTGCAGCAGGGAAGCAAAATAGATCTGATCCAGAGGGAGGAAAGGTCAGCAGGAAATGTACAGAGGATCAGGAGGAGTTCCTCAGAAAACTGTCACCTGAACTGGCAAGAGAATGCAGGGATGCGTTTTCAAACACTGCATCTAGGACATGCAGCACCACCAAGGAGCAGCCAAGCCTCCTATTTGAAGGTGGGCTTCGAGAGCTGCCAGTAATCATGATGCTCCTTGAGGTCACAGCTAATGCTGGGCAAAAGATTGGGACATTAATTGACCTGGCTTCTGACACCAACTATATAACCCACAGGGCTGCAAGCAGTCTTAACCTAAGAAGTGAAGAAATCACTCTGGTTGTTCATGGAGTAGGGGCAATGAAAACGCACGTGAGAACAAGGCGGTATCTTTTAAAGATCCGAGTCAGAACGCCTAGAGGCACCCTTAGGTCACACCAACTGGTCTGCTATGGACTCGACAGCATAGCAGAAGTCCACAAACATGTCACACCGAGTCAGCTACAAAGGTTCTTTCCGGATATACCACTCAACGATCTTGTAAGACCGAAAGACATTCATCTGCTTATAAGTCATAAAGAAGGTCGGCTAGCGCCTCAGAGGAGCAGAGTCATCGGTGACCTTGTGTTATGGGATGGGCCACTTGGAAAGACAGTTGGGGGAACTCACCCTGAGCTCTTCGAGGAGCTTACTGTCTCTGCCCACATGTCCAAGACACACTTTGCCAGGTCAATGAGAGCAGCAGCTGTCAAGTATGAGGAGCTCATTGGCGAGGCCTCGGACCAGTCTTCAACAAGGAAGCATGTTCCTGCTAAGCTTCAGAGGTCAAGTACCTCAACCACCAGTCGAGGATTCTTAGAGTGGTGGAAGTGGGATAGTATTGGTGCTGCATGTGAGCCAAAGTGTGGGGGTTGTCGTTGCGGAAATTGCCAGCCAGGTGGGAAAGAAATGACACTGGCCGAGGAGAGAGAGCTTGAAATAATAAGAGAAGGACTCACCTATGTCACGGGTGATGGCCACAGCGACGAGCCACACTGGCATACCAGATACCCTTGGGCTGAAGATCCAGTATCCTTACCAGATAACAAAAAAGGAGTTGAGAGCACATTCCTCCGGACAGAGAAACAATTGGCCAAGGAGCCTGAATGGAAAGCTGCTTATGCCGCTCAGGTGCATGACATGGTGGAGCGTGGAGCTGCAGTCAAGTTGTCCAAGGACATGATCAGTAACTGGGATGGGCCAGTGTGGTACGTGAGCCACCTCATTGCTCCGAATCCCCACTCTGTTACAACTCCAGTGAGGCTTGTGTGGAATAGCAGCCAGAGGTTTAGAGGTGTGAGCTTGAACGACCTGCTAATAAAGGGTCCAGATGTCCTCAACCAGATTCGAGCAGTTCTCCTCAGATTCAGGGGCGGAGTGTACGGAGCCCTTGGTGACATAAAAAAGATGTACAATTCAGTTTGGTTAGAAGACAAAGAGATGCATCTGCATAGGTTCCTCTGGCGGGACTCTGAGGATGACGAGCTAGAGGAATATGCCATCACAAGGGTGAACATTGGAGATAAACCGGCAGGATGCATTGCACAGCTGGCAATGCGTGAAACTGCCAGCCTTTCTACCTTTTCCCACCTCAAGGAGGAACGTCGTGTACTCCAGCAAGACAGCTATGTCGACGACATCCTTACCTCTCACAATGACATGAACCAACTAAAAGTCATTACGGAGAACATTGAGCAGATCCTAAAGGCTGGAGGATTTGAGCTGAAACCTTGGGTCTTGTCTGGTCAAAGTGGGAGGAGGAAGCGCAATGACGAGGGTGAGAAAACAAGAATGAAAACCATTGTCCTACCAAACCAAATGCGTGACGAAGAAAACAAAGCTCTTGGTCTGGGTTACATAGTGGAAGAAGACAAGCTTCATGTCATGGTAGCAATCAACTTCtccaagaggaagaaaaagatgcGAGTTGGCCAAGACCTTGCCCAGGAGCAGATTAAGACCCACACGCCAAACCCACTGACGCGAAGAGAGCTTCTCAGCCAAGTGTCAGGGTTGTATGACCCAGTCGGTTTGGTCACTCCTGCAAAGCAAAAAGGAGCAATCTTAGTTCGCAGGGCATTCCAAGAGACAAAAGTAGAAAGCTGCTTGGTCAAGGACACTTGGGATATGGCGCTCTCAGATGCCCTGAGGGAGGACGCCATTAGGCTTTTTGAGGAGTATGCCCAGCTCAGCAAAGTCACATTTGCAAGGGCGCTAACTCCCCCGTGCTTCACCGAAGAACCCTGGGCAATTACTTTCTCCGATGGAAGTGAGCAAGCCTATGGGGCAGTGTTGTACTTAAGGTGGAATTCAGATCAGGGCCCAATCATCAGGTTGGTGGAGTCCAAAGCTAAGTTAACACCATTGGACCACAAAGGGGATGTTGTCAAAGCAGAGCTGTGTGGGGCAGTGTTTGGCTCACGCCTAAAGAAATACTTTGAGGCGCAAAGCCGGATTCAGGTTGAGAGGTGGTATCACTTTGTCGATAGCCAAACCGTCATTGGGGCAATACAGCGGGAGAGCTATGGGTACCagaccttttttgcaataggaTTGGAGAAATACAGAGCAGCACAAGGATTCAAGATTGGTGGTGGGTTCCTGGCCCTCAGAACATTGCGGATGTAGTTACAAGAGGAGCTAGTCCCAGGGATCTAGATGAAGACTCAGAATGGCAAAATGGTCCAAAGTTCTTGAGTTTGCCGGTGTGCGAGTggccagtcaggtcagctaaaGAGTTAGCCGCCACTGCCAAAGAAAACGTCAATAAGCTGCAAAGAAAGGCGTTTGTCGCTGCCTTGACAAGGGCCGAGATAAAAGGGCAAGAAGAAAAGCGAAGTCGGGCTGCTGAGGCCCAGGGAGAGCAGCGAAGGCCACCTGCGGGGTCAGTCATCAAGAACCTTGTAGATGTCAAGCGGTTTAGGGACCTAACTCGATTAGTTAGATCAGTTGCTTGGACTTGGAGAGCAGCTAGAAAGTTTCTTGGGGGACATCCAGCTGCTAATGACCCAAAGTGGGAGGCAGTCCCGTTGGTAGGAGTAATTTCGGTGAAGGAACGTGAAGATGCCCTAAGAGACATCTTCCTTGCAGCACAAGACGGCGCTGTCTTCCCAAGCACTACTACAGATAGACTGGTTGTATACAAAGACCCAAGCTCTGGGCTCTTTGTTTGTGGCGGCCGAGTGCAAGCTTTTAAGAAAGACCAGGTTAGTGTTCCCATCTTGGCTTATGATGCTTGGATCTCTACACTGTTGGCTCGGGAGGCCCACAATGAGAGTCATGAGGGAGTTGCTGGGACCCtgctcagaatgaggaagaaagcgTGGGTCATAAGAGGGAGAAGGATTGCTCAAAAAGTTGTGGATGGTTGTGTGGTTTGCCGGAAAGCAAAAGCACAGAGTTGCCGGCAAATAATGGACGACTTACCTCCGGAAAGAACTCAACCTGCTTTACCTTTTGAGTTCACAACAGTGGATCTCTTTGGACCCTACCAAGTGAAGGATGACATCAAGAAAAGAGTCATGATAAAGGTTTGGGGGGTTGTATTCTGTTGTATGGCCAGCAGAGCGATTCACACGGAGTTAGTAAATTCCTTGTCGACTGAAGGCTTCTTAATGGCTTACCAGAGATTTACAGCAATTAGAGGACATCCAAGAAAGATCTGGTCAGACCCAGGTACTAATTTCGTAGGAGCAAAGTCTGTCTTGAAGGAACTTACCGGATTCTTGGAAAGTCAGAATAAGTTTGTCTTGGAGGAGACTGCAGCAAAGAATGGAACAGAGTGGATGTGGAAAGTAAATCCGGCTGATTCCCCACATAGAAATGGAGCTGCTGAGGCTGCTGTGCGCATTGTGAAGAGAGCACTCCAGAGTCTTAGAAGGGAGTCTGGGCTAAGTTACAGTGAGTTCCAGACAGCTCTTCATGTGGCAGCTAACCTTGCAAATGAGCGCCCGATTGATGCCAGAGTACAGAGTCGGGAAGGTTGCATTCATTACGTCACACCCAACAGTCTTTTGCTTGGTCGAGCATCTCAAAGTGGGGACTTCAAGATGTTTGACTTTTCCGTTTACCCCTATAAGAGACTTCAAGCAATCCAGGCAGAAGTGAGTAAGTTTTGGAGGTCCTGGAGCCAACTTGCTGGCCCTAATTTGTTTGTAAGGAGCAAGTGGCACACTGCACACAGAAATGTCACTGTTGGAGATGTCGTCTGGTTAAGTGATCAGAATGCGCTGAGAGGGCACTTCAAAATGGGCATAGTTGTCAGCACTAATCCAGACAAAAAGGGTATCGTGAGGGACGTCAATGTCCGGGTATGCCCAAGTTACAGTGGTTCTGTGGCTAAGTCCTTGAGGGCGGAGGACTTAAGCTCTAGTTCAAGAGGAGCGACTCCAGTGGCTCAAGCTACCATCCTTCATAGAGACGTCAGACGTCTAGTTGTTCTGTTACCTGTGGAGGAGCAAAATGGGACCAAGTCGTCAGTGTCATGCTTAAATGGGATGAGTTAAACTGCGGTTTGCTTGTGAACTTGGCGATCTCCTGTGTTCCAAGGGAAGATCGAGTGGGAGGTGTCAAGTCAAACCGAGTAGGAGGTGGAGAGCCctgaggaaaaaaagtaaaCGTGACAGACTGGAGGGCGGAACTAATCTTGTGTCTGGGTTTCTGTCGGGAAGGAAAAAGAAGGCGAACTGGGGAGCAACAGGAAGTTGCCACTTTCGGGAAAAGCCCAGCATAATTCTTTCAATAAGTTGTTGCCAACATGAATATTGTGTGGAACTGAAGTATCTACAAAGCCAGGGAGGCAGCCGGTAAGGGAATGGTTGCTGACTATGGTAAAAGACTTTGAAGCGAGTTGCTAAAGAATCGCGGCTGCCGCTAGCTTACGTAGCATTAGCACTGTGCCGTGAGTTGGTTGCCTGTTTACGAGCGGCACCATTGTTTATTGTTGGTCTGCATATGGAAGACTGTTAATGCTTGCATATGGTTAAGAGAAGCTGATTATAAATACTATTGTTATTGCTCAAGTTCTAATGCAGAttgattatttaatttagcACTTTAATAGAAAGCAGTATTTCTCAAGGTGTATGTACAATTGCTAGTGAATTACATAATTtgagcatttaaaaatactcaAGTAAATATTGTACTACAAAGCTTGCGCACTGCAttgatgtgtttaaaaaagaaaatgtgtttgggattgtttacaatatttgcagatgtgtgataacaaacataatttgtattttggttttttggtttgtatttaaaggtttttcaccTATGGCTGACTGTGGCCGAAAAGAAgattaaagaaaaggaaaacaaaagatctGCCTGGTCATTGAGTGAAACCCAGTTAAACACCTGTGGTAGATGCATCAATCCCTTTCAAGCGGGGAAGCTGCACAAACTTAGAGAGCTTGACAGTGGGAGTCCGTACATTCATGTAACTCTGGGTCAAAATGGAGTGGGGCTGCTTTGACCTGTTTGTACTGGTGtgatattatagttattattgttattattattaaattaattttttataaATTGTTGTAAAAGTACATGTAGAGGCTGTTTGTTCCCCTTTATGAATAGTTTTGTGTTGCTCCTCTCGTTGCAGTTTATCATgtatgaaaacatttatttttacattagttTTGAATCGTTTCACTAATTAATCTTTGGTTTAATCCTGGTTAACTGCTCGCCTTGTTAAAGGAGAAATATACCAAGCTAAAAGTGGCTTagtgacagtgaaggaatgaaAGCAAGACATTTCCTGTTTATTCTTTCAAGATTTTAGTTTGGGTTACTGTCAgcaataactaataataactCATAATAATAGCTGTacaaacaatatataaaagaaTAATTATGTGGGAAGTTAAGGTTTCTATGAAATCTGAATATAATCTGAATctgtcagaaaaacaaagagttgTTTGGTAAGTTTGGACATTTGCCTGGGATCAGTTTGTCTCTCCGGGCATCATAGAGCATCCCTAAGGTGAAAGGTCAACCCAGAGCAGCCGCTTCCATGATACCTGAGGCTATGGCTCCTAAACCCAAACACACGGGTTAAAGATGAgattcaacttttttttctattcaaactaaatgcaaaaatagaaaagtatttcttctttttttctgtctgttacTTTAATGACACCACAAATGTATGTATTTGTTAGGgtccctgggtcgttgacccagtgttttgtgtttttggttctttgattttgttatttcattattttctagctttgctttatgggttttaggatcattcttagtttaggttctcttggtggggtttggttagagttttagtgttctggttttctgtctgtgttccatagttgctgtctcccctgtctgctgtatccccacatccagtcagtgtctgtgtctgccctggtcccacgtctttgttccctttgttatagtgcctgcctgtgagtctgtgttatgtttcctgttttactttgaaagtccatgtctgatgttaatgtgtctggttttgcttcctttgtctcgttaggcctgatttgccccagctgtgtttccctcctgttacccattccctgattgctctctctgtgtatttaagccccgtgtttctttgtgtctgtgtcgtgATCTGCTCTCAtttatgctgtgtgttctgtttgccTGGTCATGTaagtttatttggatttttggattttggattttggatttctgttactttttgccatccagcaataaaagctgagttttgagcCATTTTCCGCCTCCGagtgtctgcactttgggtccatcTACTTCCACTCCTACCTGCACACAGCCTTAACCTGACAGAAGATCACGACCAGAACATGGACCCTGCAGACTCTTCAGCTTTTGGATTCAACGCTGAGATGGAGCGGATGATTAAGCTCCTTGACCGCATTGCTCAGGCCAATGATTTGAGGACCATGGCAGTTGGGCTAAGCGCTGTAGATGCCATCATTCGGAGCAACCCTCCGCTTACTCAGCTTTCTATGGACACTGTGCTGGGCAGCTCCATAGCTGCCTGGAGGGAGCAAGTCAGGGCTGGCGAGCTTGCTCTCTCTACCTCCACCTCCACTTCTTTACCGCCGCCCCAGGacaacacacactcaccacCTGCCTCGTCGCTACCTCAGACTGCCTCTCCTTCCTCACACCAGTCGGGACCTTGTTCGCCTGCCCATTCGCCTGCCTTTTTCCTGGCGGCCATGTGgttggaggatgaggaggaggtctCCGTTTCTCCGCCAGTTTCAGTTCCCTCCTTCAGAAGGAAACGACGCCACCGTCGCCCCTCTCCTCAATCTTCTggtcagccacctgtctccgctggaggatccgaggggccagttcagcctcctgtctccgctgaagggtccgaggggcccgttcagccacctgtctccgctggagggtccgaggggcccgttcagccacctgtctccgctggagggtccgaggggcccgttcagccacctgtctccgctggagggtccgaggaaccgcttcagctgtctcttcctgctggaggaTCCAAGGGGCCGGTTCAGCCTCTTGCCTAGTCAGCTGGGGGTCCgggaggacccagccagcacgTCCCAGTGTCTGCTGATGGTTCTGGCGAGGCCGTTCAGCCACCACCGGCTccaccgcctggtccggcccccgcctctgcagctccgcctggtccggcccccgcctctgcagctccgcctggtccggcctccgagtgtTCAGCTTCGTCTGCTCCTGAGGTCTCCATGCTGTCTGTTCCTGCACGTCCcgtccggcctgctcgtcctgcacgtcccgtccggcctgcacgtcccgtccggcctgcacgtcccgtggcctgctcgtcctgcacgtccCGTCCGGCCTGCACGTCCTGCCCATCCTGCCCGTCCTGCTCGTCCTGTCCGGCCGATGACTGGACATCGTTGCCGTCAtggacggccccctgaactaCGCCGCCGCCGgtgcctcccgcccggccggcctcctgatctGCACCGGTGCCTCCCGCCTGCCCGGCCTCCTGGCCTGTTTTCTGGGCTCTCGGACCGTCAGCCTCCGGGCTGCCCCCCTGACCTGCCCGGGCTTGAACTGTTGTGCCatcagcctccgggccggccccctgaacttttttttcGAGACTGTTGCCTGGGCCTCTGCGCCTTTCATGGGCtcgtttatttgtttttggactGTTCCTGGGCCTTAGTGCTGTTATTTTGGACCTTGTTCcctgtgttttggtttctggCTCGATTTGTTTCGTGCCCTCCGTCCTGTTTCCCCCCCCGCCCGCCctggttgggttgttttttgttttttggtgttctggtttgggctgtctggaagccagcccttaaggggggggggggggtactgttagggtccctgggtcgttgacccagtgttttgtgtttttggttctttgattttgttatttcattattttctagctttgctttatgggttttaggatcattcttagtttaggttctctgggtggggtttggttaggttttctgtctgtgtccatagttgctgtctcccctgtctgctgtatccccacatccagtcagtgtctgtgtctgccctggtcccacgtctttgttccctttgttatagtgcctgcctgtgagtctgtgttatgtttcttgttttactttgaaagtccatgtctgatgttaatgtgtctggttttgcttccccttgtctcgttaggcctgatttgccccagctgtgtttcccacctgttacccattccctgattgctctctctgtgtatttaagccctgtgtttctttgtgtctgtgtcgtgATCTACTCTCAtttatgctgtgtgttctgtttgccTGGTCATGTaaatttatttggatttttggattttggatttctgttactttttgccactttttgccatccagcaataaaagctgagttttgagcCATTTTCCGCCTCCGagtgtctgcactttgggtccttctACTTCCACTCCTACCTGCACACAGCCTTAACCTGACAGTATTAGTCCTGATCTTGGTAtcagttacttcctgttttattttgatagtccctcGTCTCATGTACACCATGTTTGCTTTTGCTAAGCATGCTGCAGCCAACAGTGTAGATTTGAGTCCAGGACCTTCTTACTATGATGCAATGTCACTACTCCCCACATCACTGTGCTGCAGTTTGGATTAGGTGATATTTTGACTTCCACACTTAGCGTCCACTTTTCTGTTTAGAGAATTATGGATACTTGCCAACAATGTAGCCAGCGATTTTATGAAAAGTGAATAATTCAATGACCAAAAACGTCAGACCCAACCTTTCTCTATAGTAGTTCATATAAAACTGGTCACAGTCGCTACTTTCACACAATTTGCTGACACAAAGCAAAACTGCATTAattcttaactgcactactgaaTGTGCAAGTTAAGGTCCCTCATGTGTAGTTGATGTACTGCAATGTAAAAGAGgttcacaaaaaaagaaaggggaaatCTGAGTATAACCAAGACCACAGAATGCCTGACTCTAATTCACTAACATACGCACAGTGCTGGAAAGAAAACTGGCCTGCATGTATGTTTCAggaattgttttctttttgcacagGTTAAGAACATTTCCACTGAAATATCAGAGAATGAGACTGAATGAGAGCTGTGAGACTGAACCAAACAATGGGCACAAGAGGATCAAACCGCCAACCTTCCGATTGGTAGGTAACCTGCTCCATCTCCTGCGCTCCACCAAGTACTTGTACTGCATTTGCTCCTACATTTTTAAccaaatatctgtactttctactcTGAGAGACCAAACAGACTAGaagttaagaaaacaccagcaaacagaaaaacgtggcaaaagcacagaaaacacaatggaaatagaaacgaaaagaaaagaaaatagaaaaaagaaaatggaaatagaAAGCATGCTGCAAAAactaaaagcaaataaattaaacaagataaaatcagaaagatTCTGGGGACACAATAACTTAACAGACCAATGTGGAAGTGTGGTGGTGGATAATTTTTTAATGGTGGAAGGCCCTGAAAAGTAAACCTCTGAAAATAAGTACTGAGTTTTATCCCAATGATTTATGTAGTGATACAAATGTTCCATAACAAAGAACATGAAAACTTTATTTCTGGCCAAAGGTTGGCAAAGTTACGTGACATTAGTGATCATGACACTCAGCTGCAGTGGCGGCcctagcctgtttggtgccCTGGGTGAATCCCCCCTCTGGCGCCCCCCCAACCTGGGGCAGCAGGTTCTTACCTTCTTACCTTCAGGCAGCGAGCAACAGCAGCTGGTTCAGACTGAGAGTAGAAACGAAGGGATTATTTCAGTCTTGTAATAAAGCTCGAGTGCAGCTGATGGTAGGAAAACAGACTC carries:
- the LOC113027968 gene encoding uncharacterized protein LOC113027968, which translates into the protein MMLLEVTANAGQKIGTLIDLASDTNYITHRAASSLNLRSEEITLVVHGVGAMKTHVRTRRYLLKIRVRTPRGTLRSHQLVCYGLDSIAEVHKHVTPSQLQRFFPDIPLNDLVRPKDIHLLISHKEGRLAPQRSRVIGDLVLWDGPLGKTVGGTHPELFEELTVSAHMSKTHFARSMRAAAVKYEELIGEASDQSSTRKHVPAKLQRSSTSTTSRGFLEWWKWDSIGAACEPKCGGCRCGNCQPGGKEMTLAEERELEIIREGLTYVTGDGHSDEPHWHTRYPWAEDPVSLPDNKKGVESTFLRTEKQLAKEPEWKAAYAAQVHDMVERGAAVKLSKDMISNWDGPVWYVSHLIAPNPHSVTTPVRLVWNSSQRFRGVSLNDLLIKGPDVLNQIRAVLLRFRGGVYGALGDIKKMYNSVWLEDKEMHLHRFLWRDSEDDELEEYAITRVNIGDKPAGCIAQLAMRETASLSTFSHLKEERRVLQQDSYVDDILTSHNDMNQLKVITENIEQILKAGGFELKPWVLSGQSGRRKRNDEGEKTRMKTIVLPNQMRDEENKALGLGYIVEEDKLHVMVAINFSKRKKKMRVGQDLAQEQIKTHTPNPLTRRELLSQVSGLYDPVGLVTPAKQKGAILVRRAFQETKVESCLVKDTWDMALSDALREDAIRLFEEYAQLSKVTFARALTPPCFTEEPWAITFSDGSEQAYGAVLYLRWNSDQGPIIRLVESKAKLTPLDHKGDVVKAELCGAVFGSRLKKYFEAQSRIQVERWYHFVDSQTVIGAIQRESYGYQTFFAIGLEKYRAAQGFKIGGGFLALRTLRM